From a region of the Lactuca sativa cultivar Salinas chromosome 4, Lsat_Salinas_v11, whole genome shotgun sequence genome:
- the LOC111920490 gene encoding uncharacterized protein LOC111920490, whose protein sequence is MQGSMASSVFSLPTTLKAQRQRPALLPCPNFIQPHLTFKFPRLGISYSKRKESRLVISCLVEDNPEACQESNPGATIDLKLPRRSLLLHFTCNSCGERSKKLINRLAFEKGTVFVQCTGCLQYHKLVDNLNLVVEYDLREETDMSSDTTDQV, encoded by the exons ATGCAGGGCTCCATGGCTTCTTCCGTCTTTTCTCTGCCTACAACActca AAGCTCAAAGACAAAGACCCGCTCTTCTTCCATGCCCTAATTTCATTCAACCTCACTTAACCTTCAAATTTCCCAG ATTAGGGATTTCTTATTCAAAAAGAAAAGAATCAAGACTTGTGATTTCTTGTTTGGTTGAAGATAATCCTGAAGCGTGTCAAGAATCAAATCCC GGAGCAACAATAGATCTCAAACTCCCAAGAAGAAGCTTGTTATTACATTTTACCTGCAATTCTTGTGGTGAAAGATCAAAAAAGCTCATAAACAGATTAGCTTTTGAAAAAGGGACAGTTTTTGTACAG TGCACAGGGTGTTTGCAGTATCACAAACTTGTTGACAATCTGAATCTTGTGGTTGAATATGATTTAAGGGAGGAAACAGATATGAGTTCTGATACAACAGATCAAGTTTAG
- the LOC111920491 gene encoding protein NUCLEAR FUSION DEFECTIVE 6, mitochondrial: MASNSGKQALQRVRSFLTSTRKFQSQSSTTGLSPETCKTFSSISGRRNPRLLSRLPVELGGMQSLMPLHSATASALLNSMLSSKVGQWGTLSEGFATPL; encoded by the exons ATGGCGTCCAATTCAGGAAAACAGGCTCTTCAGCGAGTGAGGTCATTTCTCACCTCCACCCGTAAATTCCAATCTCAATCTAGTACAACCGGATTGTCGCCGGAGACTTGTAAAACCTTCTCTAGCATCTCCGGTCGCCGAAACCCTCGTTTGTTGTCCAG GCTTCCAGTGGAGTTGGGTGGTATGCAGTCTCTGATGCCTCTTCATTCAGCAACTGCTTCAGCATTGCTCAACTCAATGTTGTCCTCCAAGGTTGGCCAGTGGGGTACACTATCTGAAG GATTTGCGACCCCACTATAA